Proteins from a genomic interval of Echeneis naucrates chromosome 21, fEcheNa1.1, whole genome shotgun sequence:
- the hpxa gene encoding hemopexin: protein MKLLAHLLCLCLALAWSDAHHHVHHDRCEGLEMDAVAVNEDGIPYFFKGDHLYKGFHGKAELSNETFAELDDLHHVGHVDAAFRLHCVNSPEHEDYDFIFFFLDDKVFKYTKGKLDDGYPKDISEVFPGIPDHLDAAVWCPVPECDVPTVIFFKGNEIYHFNFKSKAVEEKEFQSMPNCTSALRFMEHYYCFHGHMFSKFDPKTGEVHGKYPKEARDFFMRCSKFSDDSNHVERERCSRVHLDAITTDNAGNMYAFRGHHFLHKDEGNDTLTADTIENAFKELHSEVDAVFSHDGHLYMIKDDQVFLYKESEPRTHLEGYPKPVKEELGIEGPIDAAFVCQDHHIAHIVKGHSLYDVDLNASPRVAANERPLAVFKKVDAAMCGPQGIRVFVGNHFYEFESTMILTGARLLPEQHRVSMELFGCDH from the exons ATGAAGCTGCTCGCCCACCTCCTGTGTCTCTGCCTGGCTCTGGCATGGTC GGACGCCCATCACCATG TCCACCATGACCGTTGTGAAGGCCTTGAGATGGATGCTGTCGCGGTGAACGAAGATGGAATCCCGTACTTTTTCAAGG GTGACCATCTGTACAAGGGCTTCCACGGCAAAGCAGAGCTTTCCAACGAGACCTTCGCCGAGCTGGATGACCTTCACCACGTGGGTCACGTAGACGCTGCTTTCCGCCTGCACTGCGTAAACAGCCCCGAACACGAAGACTACGACTTCATATTCTTCTTCCTG GACGACAAGGTGTTCAAGTATACCAAAGGCAAGCTGGATGACGGATACCCCAAGGACATCTCCGAGGTCTTCCCTGGAATCCCTGACCACCTCGATGCGGCCGTGTGGTGTCCCGTTCCAGAATGTGATGTGCCCACCGTAATTTTCTTCAAGG GAAACGAAATCTACCACTTCAATTTCAAATCCAAGgctgtggaggagaaggagttCCAGTCAATGCCAAACTGCACGTCGGCCCTGCGCTTCATGGAGCACTATTACTGCTTCCACGGACACATGTTCTCAAAGTTTGACCCAAAGACCGGCGAGGTGCACGGCAAATACCCCAAGGAGGCACGCGACTTCTTCATGAGGTGCTCCAAGTTCA GCGACGACAGCAACCATGTGGAGAGAGAGCGCTGCAGCCGCGTTCACCTCGACGCCATCACAACCGACAATGCTGGAAACATGTACGCCTTCAGAG GACACCATTTCCTTCACAAAGATGAGGGCAACGACACGCTAACGGCCGACACCATTGAGAACGCCTTCAAGGAGCTGCACAGCGAAGTGGACGCCGTCTTCTCTCACGATGGCCATCTTTACATGATCAAG GATGACCAAGTGTTCCTCTACAAGGAGAGCGAGCCCCGCACTCACCTGGAAGGTTACCCTAAGCCTGTGAAGGAGGAGCTGGGCATCGAGGGTCCTATTGATGCTGCTTTTGTCTGCCAAGATCATCACATCGCTCACATCGTCAAAG GTCACAGCTTGTACGATGTGGATCTGAACGCCAGCCCTCGTGTTGCCGCCAACGAGCGTCCACTTGCAGTGTTCAAAAAGGTCGACGCTGCCATGTGCGGCCCCCAAGGAATCAGAGTGTTTGTAGGCAACCATTTCTACGAATTTGAAAGCACCATGATCTTGACTGGTGCCAGGCTTCTGCCCGAGCAGCACAGAGTCTCCATGGAGCTGTTTGGCTGTGATCACTAA